The following are encoded together in the Bacillota bacterium genome:
- a CDS encoding sugar phosphate isomerase/epimerase produces MKIGVCLPSLGLPLEQALVECPGLGIRGLQVWPVKELAPEGLDLDARKSLRAKIEGHQMEICALGGGLNLMVPDKHRENIERFKEFLDLSRDIGSGIVTTESKSPPANVSIDEAWDLFMRGIREIALHAQKTGTYFAVELGPGCLIDTPDKFLKLAEGVKSPNLKVNYDPGNVIMAGLDPIEGLRTLREFVVHTHMKDAVYSPGGKYSEVALGTGALDLPRYIKELRAIGYDGYLTIERETGPDPVGDVRRAVGLLRELL; encoded by the coding sequence TTGAAAATAGGGGTATGTTTACCGAGTCTTGGTCTACCACTTGAACAGGCTTTGGTTGAGTGCCCAGGATTAGGTATTCGGGGGCTTCAAGTTTGGCCAGTGAAGGAGCTTGCACCAGAGGGCTTGGATTTAGATGCGCGTAAATCTCTCAGAGCAAAGATAGAGGGCCATCAGATGGAGATATGCGCTCTTGGAGGGGGATTGAACCTAATGGTCCCCGACAAGCATAGAGAAAATATAGAGCGTTTTAAGGAATTCCTTGATCTGAGCCGGGATATTGGAAGCGGGATAGTGACGACAGAAAGCAAATCGCCCCCTGCCAATGTATCAATCGATGAGGCCTGGGATCTTTTTATGCGGGGAATACGAGAGATCGCGCTCCACGCGCAAAAGACGGGGACTTACTTTGCAGTAGAACTCGGCCCGGGTTGCTTGATCGATACCCCAGATAAATTCCTGAAACTTGCCGAAGGAGTTAAAAGCCCCAATCTCAAGGTCAATTATGATCCTGGGAATGTAATAATGGCAGGCCTTGATCCGATAGAGGGCCTCCGGACGCTGCGGGAGTTCGTGGTTCATACCCATATGAAGGATGCAGTTTATAGTCCTGGTGGAAAGTATTCTGAAGTCGCTCTCGGCACCGGAGCACTGGATCTTCCAAGGTACATAAAGGAGCTACGTGCCATTGGTTATGATGGATACCTCACCATAGAACGTGAAACAGGGCCGGATCCTGTCGGCGATGTGCGCAGGGCCGTGGGGCTCTTAAGAGAGCTTCTATAG